The Ptychodera flava strain L36383 chromosome 14, AS_Pfla_20210202, whole genome shotgun sequence genome segment GATAGTTTTAAAAGAGCAATGTTAATGAATGGCTgcattttctgtaattgttggATAAGTCATTTATACTACCGATCATTTCCAAGGTAAAGATGTATCTGTTACTAAGTACTCTTCTTGCTAAAACATACACTTCTAATTTGCTAAAATCacaatttatttgattttttttaaaaccatagacaaaTTCATGACTTGTAGCTGACAACATTAATGTTAAGTTGACATATCATTACCATTGACAGAAACAAATAGATGAATGCATCTCCACATAGAgtcaaaaacaaatgaaaaagggaaaaaatagaaaatttctgGCCCCAAATCAAATATGCTGTTAAAGTGTAAATAAGTAGTGTGATACCACCACACAAAATAATTCTTGGGATGGTTTACTTACTTATATAATGGTCTGTCTGGCAATCCTGCAGGATCAAGAAACGTCCTGTCCAAGTACATCAAATGATCATTGACCTTCCTTATAACAAATGGACTGTGGAAAGAATTAAGAaacaattgtaattttaataatttatatGAAGTGTATGTGTCATTTGAATGAACATCAGAGAAAGATTTACTTTCCATGCACACAGATTTTGCCACATCTGTGCAATTCAAATTGATGCATTAGCATTGTTGTTCAGAAATGTAACGTTTTATGGCAGAGTTCTAAACTATGTCTGGGGTGGAAGAAGACATCAGTATGACTGAAATTACTTGCTAGCTGTGAATTGATTCTGCAATTTCCACTGCAAACAAAGTCACTGACACACTTGCTTGAACTTTCCCAAAGAAATCTGTGAAGGTATATATACAACGATAATTATGCATTTCTACTTCATTCATTGAACATCATATCAGACATAATTATGTGTATGGCAACTCTATCTCTAGGAATTGATCATGAGAAGTTAGGAGTCTAAGAGTggtaaaaatggaaaaaaaaattgcactgcgaaaatttcagtgaaaataacATATTCTACTTTAACACAAAGCGCAGCCATATGATAAGAATATACAGTGCAGGATACAAGGTGTACAAGTTATTTTGAGTCATGATCATGAGATTTGCATATGTGATGAATATTCATCAATGTAATGTACATATGTAACTCTACTTTGTTGTGCTCCATGCATTACATGGAttcgaaagtaaaaaaaaaagtagAATTCTGGTACATAGAGTATGCACATTCTACTGTCTCCCAAAGTAATACATAAAATCCTGTGTACATCCATATTGTGACCAACCCTCTCAATGTATAATGGTTTATTCCTCACTCATCTCTTTTCATTCTAACCACCCCTCCTAATGTGTAAAGGTTCAGTCCTTGCTCATCTCTTCTCACCCTGACCATCCCTCCCAATATGTAATGGTTCATTCCTTACTCATCTCTTTTCATCCTCTCTATGTAGGAATGAAAATCAATTGAAGCATCTATAAACTCCTCCAGTGATTTATTAATGTactctgaaaaagaaaaaaaaagcaaaacacaGAAATAGAATATGCAATTTGAAGGATTTGCTACACTTTTCTATcaacaaaggaaatttgacaTGACACACTGTGCTGTGTAATCAAAGACAGTAATATAAAGAAATAGATCAAAAACTCTGGAATAACTctgagaagaagaaatttacCGTTTGAGAGAagtaattttttccaccaaaattgtTGTGCAAAAGTATtctaatttttacaattttttctgtaattttatcgataattttggaacaaattGACATCACGTTTCATTTGCTATGATGTATGATCCAAAGtttggggaaaatctgaaaatagaaattgtctagaactgaaaaaaaaattgacagcatcactgttcgctcccatatagttatcagagtgatgacattgaccccaagtgtgccttggctcATGGAGATAACGAACAGCTGAAtgttatgataaaatagttaagtatagacctatacaggcactgagagtgaatatgttacagcaatttgattagttgattagtttcttttccttttctactcctgtgataatctttaagacaatcaatctgcaaggcagtttatgtattgacaaatatgttatcttttacaagtacacagtaaactgttcttgatttttttttacaatatttgacaaagactgaaatacataacatgcaaccaatgtttacactttgcctatacaccagatacatggagaaatttcaacatacaatcatcaactcagaaaccctacacggaaagtaaacattgttttcttccagaacagctggtgcatcaacatctggaacaacttacaaacttaaccaattacacaaggatgacgaaacaagagataaaattaaactgtggtgaacttgaccatCCCTTTCAAATCCtaacctaacttgacatcttaaactaaaatacattgcatggttaattgcacacaaaaatacatcggggtggactatttgataagggacggtgtctggaagatcgatgaggtacagtacagtatcttttttatccaatccattgtacattcttttttccccactctcccatcttttcgttttgtcaaaccttctctggctgaattttttatttatttatttggaattttttcaaaatctgccaggatttttttactgcatttcaacaccaaatacagtttaccacatcaaatgcttactaaatcatcacattatatactcttagttccagtaggtataaaattaccaaaaaaatcttaaaaatacgaaatgaaagatatcccagtaaaactgaaagttttgcaaagttgccccaaaaattcaaaattcgggatttcaacttaatttcaatatatcttattaacaaaaaccctatgaacctgtttactaaatatcaaagcaatcagactggtaaatttggagaaacaaagtttttgaccaaaaatgagaaaaattgccccccaaaatacaaaattgcagatttcatcctaattttaaatatatcaaattaacataaaccctaggaacctgtacactagatatcaaagctaccagatcacaaGTTTTAGGATAaaaatttttggaccaaaaagggcaaaaattgccccaaaataaaaaaattgccagtttcacataccttcaatacattatattgggattaatcttagatatctgtataccaaatatcaaagctatcaaatcagtagtttttgtataaaaatttttttttatcaaaaattatgaaaattgccccaaaataacaaatatgacaatatcaatacaatttgcacaagcatgactgaggtcattctgaggaacatgaatatgaagtttcatagcaatcagatgatttcagagaacaagattttttgactaaaaacggaaaaaaatacccttaaaatacaaacatgcaaatttcatcccaatttttgcacacatactttagaatacctaaagaaatctgcataccaagtttcaaccaaatctgaccactgcttactgagttttagccatttgcaggatttttcctttttttcccctcatttgcatatttttggcactgacatgttcatttgaacaaattcacatctccacccctaggtgcacctgtacaccaaatactaagacagtaggtgctacggtttaggagtttttgatgtggacagacatacatacatacatacatacatacatacatacatacagaccacatttttccaccttatacgaatacctcccatttgcatatatacatatgcatattatatTGGAGCTAAAAAAACTGTctgtattatattttataaaggcgacagaAACTTACTTTCACATTCAAAAAGTTAAGAAAAATTACCTTTAATATGTACcgatttttctaaatttttttttgtgatttgaaTGAGATatagaattttaaaattttaatctttACATGTATCagtatatgatgtattttacttttgagatACAGTAGCTACAGTATTCTCACTACTTCAACACTGAATTGTGACATATGAGAACCTAATTTCTCCGACTTACCAAATGACAGACCTCGCTCCGAAATCAGAGCGCCATACCGGTCTTCGATTTTCCTGATGTTATCTGCCATTTTCAATCCATAACCTGTGCAATCAAATGGCAGTACCAGGGCATCAGCAAAGACCCTAGCCATCTCGGCCCACACCTTGGCTACGGTGGCCTGGTAGGTGAAGTCTGGGTCTACAAAATTCTTGACATAGGAGAAGCTGTCGTGCAACGTGTGATATGCCGGGTACTGTGATATGttataaatttgacaaaaattgacttaaaaGGGTTAATATCAACAACTTAATTGATGGATTGTGCTATGAGGAGTATGAATGACAACATAACCATGAATAACACAGCATGCAGCAGTTGAATCTCATAAACTTGTCAACCAGGTTCTAAAATATCTCTTGATATATCATATAGTCATACTTTCTTCAGTCAACATTTTCCATTTGTCCAATCGATTTCTATTGTGATGACAGACACTGAGTGCCTGAACAGTTTTGTTCGCAACATATAGCAAACACTTACAAATTTCACGTGTGCATCACTTACCCCATCAAATATATATCTGAAATCCATAGATGAAATACCAACTCTGGACATGAATGATACGTAGTCACTTCCAGATCCGATATTAGATACCCTATGACATGATCACAGGAAATCCTGACATTTAAAGCATTATAGACTAGAATGTGCGTTCTTGGCTCTGATTTATTGAACAACCACacagaaaattatattttccacAGGCAAATGTACACCAATACACGTGCAACTTGACGACAAATTCAAGAAACTTATTTATCTAAAGAAAGACTTTTGACTTGACCAAGGAATAATGTATTACTTGATTAGATTCTGCTTTCTGTTAATTATGGCAGAACATTATTGTATACATACACAATTTGGAtgacataattttcaagttcctcAAAGTTGCTTGTACTTAGGCACAAATTTTGCCCACAACTTTTGCCCATAAAGATACCACAGGGGCAAACCAATCTATGGTCAACCATGATGAGTTAAAAGACCAAAGTTTGTTGTTAATAGTAGTCACAGGGAAAACAGAAGTGATGTTATAAATTACATCAcaacagtatattgatggcgcaaatgcagcaATCTTATTAGTCAAGATGTGAAAGAACCGTGCTATTTGCAATTACCACAGTTGGCACGCGCGCAGACTCtctgcaagtgcaaaaatccttttttagACGTTTCATcctagaatttcaatatactgtttatgttatgatataatagcaataaagcacaccaagcgatggtataccattcggttttgaccagttcaattCACACACTCACTATAGCTCATGCATATGTGttgtgaaatggtcaaaatctcgtagtACCATCGCTGggggtgctttattgcttaattatattacagctttgtcaataccctgcagtgaattttgtgatatcATCACCCCAAAAGAATATTTACTGATAAATaatgtatccaattatccagtattgtggccctagatgttttctacaagtaaaaattcactggcattgccaaaactatagaATATtaacaataatgtaccccctcccaaCCCATAGTGACTCAAGTAATTGAGTTTACACTCTATAATGTACTCGGTTCCACctatattttgcaaagtttgctttcatccattatgagcccggagggggtacattattactTAAATATTCATGACTGATTGATTCTATCTGTTTGAAGAATTGATCTTTTAAGTAATTGGGAAGTTGGAAAAACAAAGATCTGTGATCACAAACTCACATTGGAGTTTTTCCATCTTCACTTGGCGCTCTTTCCAGCCAGACATCATAGATAGACCTCTTTGGGTCAGAGGCATCTTTTATCTGCAATAAAACCATTGacaaaaaagagtggttttgCTAAAATAATACTGTCTTTATAAAAAAAATGGAAGGTTTAACTCTTGCACGTGCATGTGTAAAATTTctcacaaataaaagttgatGTTTGAAATCAAATAGCACGCTCGTTTGTCTCAAAAGTGGTCAAAATTGGGTCCTGCACGTTTTTCAACTGAGCTGGGGCTCTTGTATAGTACGAATGTGCACAGCTTGCTCTTCTCTTGCcctttaaaggcggagcctccctttaaaaggacgccaaggtatcATGGCGGCGTtaattgtgtaagtggacactaAACAGGCAATACGCGGGCACACGCGcaagaaaatgccactttttagttttgcCCGGCCACAAAagcacagacagactgccaagcagtcagcgtgaagttgctgccgatcgaactctgtggttatattcaatcTCTAGCgcaactggaagacaattttttaggaaatttgagcGTTTGTGgcggggaatcaatgaccgttggcaatttgaactgaccgtcaatcaaaagcttgcataaactctgtttgcaggattagcaaaatgtgacaaaaggttgaggtcagtttgtgtaattaatgttatagaaatcaaacatcatactggccatgtgtttgaatgggaggagaactccactaatgcgagaacctgggattgaaaagtgcggctttaataTATACAAAAGTCAACATGGGGACTTTACCTCTGCATATGGATAAAGGGGATTCATAGCACTAAAATAATGTTCCAGAGCACATTTTGCAGTACTTAATAATAAACTGATCATATTTTACATTCATGACTCAAGTCAAATAGGCTGATTAATACATACTGACTTTTTGTCCAACATGTTCCTTTTTTCCTATTGACTTCTAGTGTAAGTATGGAATGCTATAATATAGGATTACACTTCTGATAGCTGTGCAACTATAAGTAGAGGGCGCAAGACAGGTTCTAGCATCTGTTGAGTGTGTCCCTTATGTCCAAAAGTGAATGTGTAGAAGCACTTGCATAAGGACAGTGTGTAAGGTGGTGTTCCACTGACCATCACACCTTCTTCCAAGCAGTATTtgttatcaaagatgacatgaaaaccccTTCATACAgcatattttgaaaaagcaTAGAATCTAAAGTTTTGGTATACATGTGGCATTAGCTTACTTGAAGGATGAAGGGGTACATACTTGGGGTAGAAAACCTCaaatttggtattaatgataaaaattgatttAAGTCAAAAGGTTGATACTACTTCATGAcatttaatatctcatttgaagACCGACATACAAGAAAGTGAAATTAATCATgaaaagcaaaattgaaatgactcttattcaaaatgtaagagctttattgccaaagaaaattatttgttttaaagtatttgaaaaacataaacaaattttGACCCAGCCTGAGTGGagttaatgttttttttaaatgttgaaaacgggataaaaagaagccaggaagtTGGATGATTTGCGTAAATTTGCAATAGTTGCACTTCTTTCTCAGCTATTTTATGACTGCTTGTTATACTAAAAGATGACTCAACCCATATTGTAGTCTTGGGTGAACATATTAATGAGAATTGTATAAATCTTtacaaaaagtgattttgaggaGAATATGCTGTATGGAGAGCCACTAGAATAGGCTTACCATATGGCTTTAGTGCATGCAAAATTCTATCGTTCTCAACGGTAAGTGAACAATAGCAGGATCATGTGTCATGTTATACATATACTGAAACCAATAGAGCTGGCGATCTTTCCATccatgtatttaaaaaaaattgatatttttagtGTTGCAGGTACTGTTACCTTTTTAGTGACTTTATATAGGACATCATTGAGGTTAGGAGTTGCCTTGCTGCGAAACACAAAGTTCCCCTCAACAGTTATGTCCACATTAATGTAAACCACTGCATTATCTGTCAGGATTTTCACATGTTCCTGTAAAAACAACAGAAGTAATTTAAAGATGGAATCTGGCAATGACCTTTGtaggttattacaaaaatacgaACCTATGAGGACATGGTTCATTATATAGCTGGTAATGCAGTGCGCAGcagtgggggtggggggtgggggggtgggggggggggtgggggatGTCTGGCTGTATATAATGTCAGAGCATTTTTAGTATATTGTGGTATTTTCTTAATGACATTACATTCCCAGACTCACGGGGGTATATCATATGGTTTATGTTACATGGCTTAATTTTCTCGCAAGGTTTGTACAATAATTTTTCTTCCAATTGCAAATATGCCTATATATACTAACAGCTTCTGAAACTATGGGAATATTTCTTGATGAGCAATCACCCTGACTTGCAATGCAACTTGGGATTGATCAGAAGATTTCTCTTATTGTCATATCTGTTAGGACTTTTACCTCAACCCATTCTGGAGATCCGATGACGCCATGCTCTTCCCCTCCCCAGCTGCAAAAGACAATTGACCTTCTTGGTCGCCAACCTGAGCAAAGGATAATGACAACAATTAATTACTTGCAGATGTATATACATACTCTCCACATGGATAATTTCCCTGTtagaaaattattcaaaaaacttACGAGCATTGCAAACAAACTTTCTTACGGTACCATTGCCGATTTTGTTAAACATTGAATACATTTTGCTGCACTCGTAGAATTAAATTCAAGCATTGTCATTTATCATTACAATCTACAATTGCTTTTTGTGTAATACTATTATTTTGTTGATAATGTCACTTATAATCATAACTCTTTAATGATATTGACAAAAAATCTCTATGCAAACAATTACGCGATTACAAAAAGACTAACATAAAAgacaaacaagtcatcgttgatgacacagtccccacttgttaatgggtactttgattacatgtcctaagaggatagagtcctcttcattaattgagacatgcctaagttttggctaaggacacgaaaaaattgtaacaaaatggctgccatgcagccatattgaatcatatcaagaacaaattgacatacatatgtatgacataggttaatgtccttgtaccaattttgaataaaatcggttaagatatgccttagagtattatggccctcgacaggaaaaaattgtaataaaatggccgcaaggcagccatattggatcgtatcacataacaaattgacatgcatatgtatgacattagtcaatctccttgtaccaactttgaatacaatccgttgaaacatgtctgagttattgctctgtacatgaaaatatcgtaataaaatggctgcctggcggccatattggatcgtatcacataacaattgacgtacatatgtaagacataggtcaatgtccttgtaccaactttgaataaaatcggttgagatttgcctgagttatgcctctgcatatgaaaaaatcgtaataaaatggcgacacaacagccatattggattgtatcacaaaacaaattgacatgcatatctatgacattggtcaatgtccttgtaccaactttgaataaaatcggttaaaacatgtctgagttatggcactgtatatgaaaatattgtaataaaatggccgcctggcggccatattggatcgtatcacaaaacaaatcgacatgcatatctatgacattggtcaatgtccttgtaccaactttgaataaaatcggttgaaacatgtctgagttatggctctgtacatgaaaaaattgtaataaaatggccgcctggcggccatattggatcgtatcacaaaacaaaatgacgtgcatatctatgatttggtcaatgtccttgtaccaactttgaataaaatcggttgcaacatgtctgagatctggctctgtacatgaaaaaatcttaataaaatggccgcctggcggccatattggatcgtatcacaaacaaaatgacgtgcatatctatgacattggtcaatgtcattgtaccaactttgaataaaatcggttgaaacatgtctgagttatggctctgtacatgaaaaaatcgtaataaaatggccgcctggcggccatattggatcgtatcacaaaacaaattgacatgcatctgtatgacatatgaagtaatccttgtaccaagtttgaatgaaatcgcttcttgcatctctgagatatctgcgtgaacggacggacggacggacggacgcacacacgcacggacatgaccaaacctataagtccccccggacggtgtccgtggggactaataatccaACGTAATAGTACTTATATGCTTCCATATCCACAATGTATGTATACACAGATTcagatttaattttctttttctgaatacttgaaatatgcaaatttcatctaaGCAAGGACTGCAGTCATGCACTTACCAGTGGTCTCTATGACTTCAACCATTGCCCTGGCAATCTCTAACATTGATGCCGTCCCACTTGAAGGATCTAAAGCACCAAGGATCCAGGCATCTCGATGGTTTCCCAGTATCACGTATCTGTCTTCTCAAACAGAGTCATTGCATCATGATCAGAGGAATTTTGAACTTCACGTcgatttttacataattttggcatttctgtaaaactttcataacaagttgaaatacaaaattcacGTTTTGCAAGCATCACAAGCATTTAAAAGGTGCTATGAATGATGGAAGAGGTAGTTCTATAAAATCATCGAAACTAATTGTGGAATTGTGCATTAATTACTATCTACAATCGATGGCCGATACACATGCAAGGTAGAATGTGATCATGCATATGCACTTGGAATAATATCTCTTAATTTTGTGCCAGTGTTTCTTccatctttccttctcattgaaaTTTGTCTCAAATGTTTTTTACAGTGTTAGGCTTCTTGAACACATGGTGTGCAATAAATATTTTAGGGATATATTGAGGTATGTAAGTTAATGAAACAGGAACTATAACAGAAAAGATAATTTTACCTGGTTCAAGAGATCCCCTGATATAGCCAACAGTTGTGTAGGTATAATTTCTTTGGTTTATGTTGGTCACTTCCAACTTTAATTTCCTGTTAAAGGGTGAAAATATTCATTTGGCAGATCATATCTTTCACATTCAGAGTTATACCCACAGAGTTTTGGTGATTTTGCTTCAGTAAAGTACTGATggtgttgggttttttttcaaatacttgACATTTTTTGGTTTTCATGTTGGTTTCATGTGTTATTTGTTGTTGCTTATCCTCCTTGTGGAGAAAATAATGAATTTTTAGGATTTCAGGAAAATGCAAATACATGAAATGCAATCATGCCCCTGCTATTGAGAGTTAATTTACTGAACTATGACTCAGtttgctggtttttattctcatttgcatacctGTTGTTTTGCAATGCTGGCCCCAGTCGATATGTGATATTCAGTGCTCCCCACCATTCCTTTGGTGCTTCTCTGCCTTCCATATTCCtaagtattgtaaaattgaagGTCAAAGAacttttttagatttttaaCACCTATATCTAGTACAGTGGGGTTTTCTAAATATGTGGAGGGCAAGAAGTGGTTGGACTTGAAATGAATCTGCAAATTTATGGTAGAACACGCCTTCGGtaaagatattcagactctcaaactgttgcaattcttttctgatctaccacttgttggggttcatttttaaagctcttagtgtaagaaaacttttcatcgtctcagtttttcgaaaatctaaaaattatattttttcttcatagagttaacacagggatggcagcctttgtgattttcaaataatgttaggtaatttgtttctctagtaccaaaatttgcacagtgacccccgatttttattcttgattttgaaagagaatgtttgaaatattccttgaggaaaatttgagcaaaagttaagtctttcactttcgaggtgcataatatctcaaataataaaaataaaagttttgctAAAACAGCAAAATAGAAATAAAGCAACCCGTCATATTGTGCTGGTATGATTTTATGTCAGTAAatgtcaataattaataaaagcAAATGCTGCAAGACCATGAAGGCTGTGCCAATACtgaacattttacaaatcaacatgGTCTTAGGGGTGCAATTACTTCAAAGCAATGAAAGGGCCCCTAAAAAATCCCAATGGTTTTCAGTGAGGTGTGCAAAAAAACATAATAGTGGTATACCAAGATTAACAGTGACATGGCATGTAGTTGATGAACTGCATTTATGTATAGGTCTGAATCAGGCTGCAATATCCTTGGTAAGAAACTATACACTGCAAAAACACTAATAATTCCAGGTGACAAAATCTAATAGTAAGATGAAAAGTGCTatacatacaaaaatatgtgTCTGGAAATCGTTATCATCACAGTTAAGTCCTTTGCATTACCTCAATATTTCAGCTGCATCTTGATAACCGATAGGCTGGGCTGGTATTTTAGGAAGATCTATGTTTTCTTCAGGTTCCCTGTAGGCACCATCTAGATTCATTGACGGAGCAGAATGAGAAAACTCTTACAGTAAGTCACATTGACTTGGCAATGgtaatatgaaaaaatattgtaacaCACAAGACATTTTTACAGGCAAATTATGTGATTTCTTACTGGTATGAATTGAAAATATAgtatgaaagaaaatatttgcgAAAAAATGAACATTCAGTTAAATATTTTGACACTCATATACAGTCGCTTTGGATCGCCCTAAGACCAGGGATCCACTTTTTCATAATGAAtaataattaaccctttgagcgccaaagtcaatttttgttgccttcacAAAATATAACCCAGAAAATTTTTATCAGGTCCAAAcattttgttctgatttttacaaaaattttgaccaaaaactggaGTTTACAATAAGTACAGTCCACCTGGtccaaaattttcacatgaattacagaaatattcataaaagtTAGTAAAAcgtgtcatcataattttggtgggaaaaattacaacattcaaaggGGTTAATAAATTGTCAGATGTATAAACATGTGACCTAGCAGCCGATGTAGCTCCACTGACCATAACAAGTGTTGCTGGTTTGTCAATTAAGGGAATAATTTTAGCGATGTCAACACTCTCAAAACCCTGTATATAACACTTGTCCGGAGCCAGCTTGAGTATGCCAGTCAAGTATGGTCTCCacaccagctgtatctcattcaCCGTCTCAAAAGAGTTCAGCGTAAATTTCTCAAATACTTGTGCGGTAAAACTGGCATAACCTACTCATCTGGCTACTACAACCAACTCTGTACCTTCTTCAAAATCCCATCTCTACAAGAGCGTAGTAGTTTTATGGATGCCaccttcttttacaaatgtatgttcTCTTTTTATAACAGCTCCAAAATTCTAGAGCGTATCTGTCAGCATGTGCCTTCTCCCACTCTGCgctcaaaacaacattttaaacctAATGTATCAATAGTCATTGCTCAttcttcagcatttttacaaagaactatgaaaaatttgaatagtattttaaacaatgagacttttgatatttttaattgtaactatgggcaatttcgcagatttttatctaatataatgtttattctttttagatctgtattttttaccaatgattgtttttttaactgtgttgttactgtctttgtttctttgttgtactctttgttagtttctttttcttttgctggAACTGTAAAAGGGCGAAAGCCCGTTGTTCCCagccagtaaataaataaaataaataaataaataaatgaatactgaTGACCATAGGACATATAGATGGGAAAGTCAAACCTGAGATCATGATTAGCACGCGCATACATCAGTGCTGGGTGTGACTGCTGGCCCACTAATTTGCCTGAGTACTAACATTTA includes the following:
- the LOC139149752 gene encoding N-acetylated-alpha-linked acidic dipeptidase 2-like isoform X2 — its product is MGDERQGAAERDPLLLEEATKKPPTATGESGQVSYASTSRRRSTSIICVGLGGLVVLAVGLIVGVYLAPVIRSPPDAYVAWENALRGEDESISAKLLQNIKTENIESHLRYLTSRPHVAGTYTDKENAEYVKEELLKAGVDSVEIHPYDILLSYPDLDNPNKVQILDENDTVIFTTHLYETPLTPDENVTGVIPPFNSYAPNGTVEGEVVFANFGEIEDFLRLERELNVSVRDKIVLVKYGKIFRGDKVKFAEQFGARGVVMYSDPATVAPNGIDNVYPNSWWLPGTAVERGTLWALYGDPITPAYPSIDGAYREPEENIDLPKIPAQPIGYQDAAEILRNMEGREAPKEWWGALNITYRLGPALQNNRKLKLEVTNINQRNYTYTTVGYIRGSLEPDRYVILGNHRDAWILGALDPSSGTASMLEIARAMVEVIETTGWRPRRSIVFCSWGGEEHGVIGSPEWVEEHVKILTDNAVVYINVDITVEGNFVFRSKATPNLNDVLYKVTKKIKDASDPKRSIYDVWLERAPSEDGKTPMVSNIGSGSDYVSFMSRVGISSMDFRYIFDGNFVDPDFTYQATVAKVWAEMARVFADALVLPFDCTGYGLKMADNIRKIEDRYGALISERGLSFEYINKSLEEFIDASIDFHSYIERMKRDDPFVIRKVNDHLMYLDRTFLDPAGLPDRPLYKHVVFAPSSKDVYSGDAFPGLLDALFDIENTDDPDEQWRRVEKHMSVVAYFIHGSAIKLKSAIAEK
- the LOC139149752 gene encoding N-acetylated-alpha-linked acidic dipeptidase 2-like isoform X1, yielding MGDERQGAAERDPLLLEEATKKPPTATGESGQVSYASTSRRRSTSIICVGLGGLVVLAVGLIVGVYLAPVIRSPPDAYVAWENALRGEDESISAKLLQNIKTENIESHLRYLTSRPHVAGTYTDKENAEYVKEELLKAGVDSVEIHPYDILLSYPDLDNPNKVQILDENDTVIFTTHLYETPLTPDENVTGVIPPFNSYAPNGTVEGEVVFANFGEIEDFLRLERELNVSVRDKIVLVKYGKIFRGDKVKFAEQFGARGVVMYSDPATVAPNGIDNVYPNSWWLPGTAVERGTLWALYGDPITPAYPSIDGAYREPEENIDLPKIPAQPIGYQDAAEILRNMEGREAPKEWWGALNITYRLGPALQNNRKLKLEVTNINQRNYTYTTVGYIRGSLEPDRYVILGNHRDAWILGALDPSSGTASMLEIARAMVEVIETTGWRPRRSIVFCSWGGEEHGVIGSPEWVEEHVKILTDNAVVYINVDITVEGNFVFRSKATPNLNDVLYKVTKKIKDASDPKRSIYDVWLERAPSEDGKTPMVSNIGSGSDYVSFMSRVGISSMDFRYIFDGVSDAHYPAYHTLHDSFSYVKNFVDPDFTYQATVAKVWAEMARVFADALVLPFDCTGYGLKMADNIRKIEDRYGALISERGLSFEYINKSLEEFIDASIDFHSYIERMKRDDPFVIRKVNDHLMYLDRTFLDPAGLPDRPLYKHVVFAPSSKDVYSGDAFPGLLDALFDIENTDDPDEQWRRVEKHMSVVAYFIHGSAIKLKSAIAEK